The Chryseobacterium oranimense genome contains the following window.
TTCATCGTCTGATGATATCCCTTTCTGAATTTCAGCATAAAACTCATCTGCTTCTTTTTTCCTGAGTTCAAAAATATCTTCAAAATCGGCAAAGGGGTCTTTTAAATCTTTTTCCGACATTCTGAATTCAAAAATTTTTGTTTCTCCCGCTTCCAATGTTTCATCAATAAAAAAAGAAGCTTTAGTTCCCATACTTTTGGGATTTACAGCCTGGGAATTTCCGTTAATAACAAAATCATTAATTCCGTCCTTACAATATCTTGACTGATTCGGAGATTTATAGAGCTTTTCCGTATTGGTTTCATTATCACAAAACAATGTCTTCAGGGACTGTTTCGCATATACATTCTTAATTTCAATATTTTTATGGTTTACAGCTATATGCTTTGCCTCTTCACTGTCCAGCTTTGGCAGATAATCATCGTAGCCCCATCTCCATGTATTTCTGAACCACAACGTAGGCAATATAACAATAGGAGCTTCTTTCTCAGATTTATTGACTACTGTAAGTTTAATCAGGATATCATGCTCACTTTCTTTGGCATATTCAATGAATAAATCAAAGTATTCATTCTGATCAAAGATTCCTGTATCAATCAGCTCATATTCAGGCTCATTTTTATTTCTTTCTGCATTTACTTTTAAAAGATCTTCATAAGGAAAAGGATTCTGGGGATATTTGTACAGCATCTTCATATAAGAATGTGTAGGGGTAGAATCGAGATAATAAAAATATTCCTTAACATCTTCCCCGTGATTTCCCTGCCCATTGGTAAGGCCAAAGAAACGTTCTTTCACCATTTTATCTTTTTTATTCCAAAATCCTACGGAAAAAACCAGCTGCTGGAGATCATCACAAATACCACAGATTCCCTCCTCGCCCCAACGGTAGCTTTTGGATTCCGCAGTATCATGTGTAGTATAATTCCATGCATCCCCATTTTCACTGTAATCTTCGCGAACAAGTCCCCATTCACGATTACTGACGTAAGGTCCCCATTTTTTCCATGCCAGGTCTGAAAGTCTTTGTTTTTCGGACATATTAATTTTTTTGTACAATGTAAAATGTATTCATGTATTGATGATGAGAAACAAGATTTAGTATGAGATATCAGATTTCAGACTTTTACAATATGAAACACACTAAAACCTGCAGCTACTTTTCACCTATCCTCCTGTAGAAAAGCTTTCGAAAGTAGTCATACCGCCGTCAATAAATATGCTTGACCCGGTAATATAATCTGAAAAATCACTGGCCAGAAACACAGCAAGGTTTCCGATATCTTCGGGCTGACCAATTCTGTTGTAAGGGATTAGAGTAAGAAGGGAATTTAATGCTTCCGGAGTGTTCCAGGCATTGGTATTAATGGGTGTCTGAATAGCTCCCGGACAAATGGAATTGACACGGATTTTATCTGCACCATATTCCTGAGCTAAAGTCTGCATAAGCATTCTTATTGCTCCTTTGCTTGAAGCATAGTTTGCATGGCCAGCCCAAGGAATTATTTCATGTACTGAACTGATATGGATAATCTTTCCGCAGGCTACGGAACGTGAAGTATCGATTCCACGACGGAGAAATTCTTTTATCGCTTCTCTTGCACAAAGGAATTGACCTGTCAGGTTTACACCGATTACGGCATTCCACTGATCAATGGTCATTTCTGTAAATTTAGCATCTTTCTGGATTCCTGCATTATTGATCAGAATATCAACTGTTCCAAGCTCTGAAACTACATCCTGAAACATTTTCACCACCTGGTCCTCTTTGGAAACATCACACTGATAGGTAATTCCTTTTCCTCCCGCATCTGTAATTTCTTTCAGAACTGAATTTGCCTGTTCCAGCGCCCCTTCAAAAGGATAATTGACGACGACAGTTGCTCCTGCTTCCGCTAATGATTTTGCAACTCCTTTACCTATTCCGCTTGAAGCTCCGGTAACTACAGCTACCTGATTTTTAAGTGATATTTCCATATTTTAATTTGTATTTTACTCAAAGTTAATGGAAAGAATCAAGCCAAATAGAAAATTTGGAATTAAAATTTTCTTAAATTTTTTTATACAACAGGTATTGGGGACCGCTTCTTCCTATCCTGCTTTTTCCATCATACTGGCAGCCTGTTTTAAGGTAAATCTGGTAGGCAGAAATATTCTTCTGGTTTACGGCAAGAACAATTTCATCACAATCCTGGAAATTTTCCCTGACAAAAAGATTTGCCTGCTGCATGGCAGCTTTCCCGATTCCTTTTCCCTGCAAGTTCGGGTTGACAGATAAAGATCTTAATAAAACCGATTTTTCATTGTCGGTAAAGTCCAGCTTATCCTCTCC
Protein-coding sequences here:
- a CDS encoding glucose 1-dehydrogenase — translated: MEISLKNQVAVVTGASSGIGKGVAKSLAEAGATVVVNYPFEGALEQANSVLKEITDAGGKGITYQCDVSKEDQVVKMFQDVVSELGTVDILINNAGIQKDAKFTEMTIDQWNAVIGVNLTGQFLCAREAIKEFLRRGIDTSRSVACGKIIHISSVHEIIPWAGHANYASSKGAIRMLMQTLAQEYGADKIRVNSICPGAIQTPINTNAWNTPEALNSLLTLIPYNRIGQPEDIGNLAVFLASDFSDYITGSSIFIDGGMTTFESFSTGG
- a CDS encoding GNAT family N-acetyltransferase, which encodes MVSLKFFEISDFPELNYALDENQQQYTSTVERALERIKQRNDSNAMAVTILQDEKPAGFFVLDFGEDKLDFTDNEKSVLLRSLSVNPNLQGKGIGKAAMQQANLFVRENFQDCDEIVLAVNQKNISAYQIYLKTGCQYDGKSRIGRSGPQYLLYKKI